The nucleotide window ACTTCAATCGCCGTGTGCGCGAAGCACATCTCGCGTCGCGCCAGATCGCGCTGCCGCACAGTGTCGTCGCGCACACCGTTGACGTCGACGACATGATCAGGCGCTGGCGGGCATTGCGGCGCTGATCGTTAGTGCCCGGGATGCCAGGATTTGAGGTTAGCCTAACCTGCATGCTAGCTTCGCCTCAGGAGCTGCGCGGGTAGCTCACTGGGGAGCGAAGGCAGGGGCCGGTGGCAGTCGCAGTCGGTGCCGCGCGCGATGATCAGCCCGCCGTTTCCAGACACCTTCGCAGTCCCGTCGTGCAGGGCCTGCGCGCGGTCGCGGTTCTGGTGGTCATCCTCGACCATGTCGGAATGCCCGGTTTCCCAGGCGGTTTCATCGGCGTCGACGTCTTCTTCGTGATCTCCGGGTATGTCATCACCCAGATGCTCCTGCGGCGGTCCACCGAATCGCGCGGCGCCTGGTTCCTCGGTTTCTACGCCGCACGTGCGCGACGTATCGTGCCCGCGGCGACCCTGGTGATCGTTCTCACCGTCATCGCGACATTCGAGTTCACGAACTTCGTCCGGGGCGCCCGGGTGTTGCCGGACGCGACGGCCGCGTCGCTGTTCCTCGCGAACTTCCACTTCATCGAGACCGGGTCCGACTATGCCCGGCTCGGCGCCGATCCGTCACCGCTGCAGCACTATTGGTCGCTGGCCGTCGAAGAGCAGTTCTATCTGGTCTGGCCGGCGCTGATGATCGTGGCGATCGGCATCGCCGCCCGGACGAGCCGGGTGACGTTGCGACAGTTGCTGTTCGCTCTTCTGATCGTGCTTGCGGTGGCCGCCTACCTCTACTCGATCGTGCTGACACCGGTCAACGGGACCGAGGCCTTCTTCTCGCCGTTCACCCGTGCCTGGGAGCTCGCGGTCGGCTGTCTGCTCGCCGTCGCGGGCCCGTGGTTGATGAACGCTGTCGCGGATCGGCCGGTCGTGGCCGCCGGGCTCGGCTGGGCCGGGTTCGCGGCCATCGCGTGGTCGGTCGTGGCCCTGGACGGCACCGACGGTTTCCCGGGGTGGGTCGCCGTCGTCCCGGTGTTCGGCACGGCCGCGTTGCTGATCGCCGGAATGTGCTGTCGCGGCACGGTTCCCGTGTCGGTGCTGGGCACCCGCGTGCTGGTCTACCTCGGGAACATCTCGTACTCGCTCTACCTCGTGCACTGGCCGCTGTTCACCCTCACCGCCGCCCGTATCGGCGCCGACTTCACGCTGCCGATGCAGCTGCTCCTCGTCGGTGTGACCGTCGTGTGTGCGGCGGTCATGTACCACGCGTTCGAGAACCCGATCCGCCGGTCGCGCGGACTCGCCGGCCGGCCGTGGTGGAGCCTGGCCGTCATCCCGGTGAGCATCGCGGTCGTGTTCGCGGTCGCAGCATTCGAGCGCTACCGATGGGCGCTCCCCGTTCCCCTTGTCCAACAACTGTTCTGAGAGTTTCACGAAAGGGTCAGCGGATGACCAGGAGAGTCACCGCCACGGTCGTGGCGGTCGTGTCGTTGTGTGTGGCCGTGATGGTGGCCGGGTGCCAGGCGGTGCCTGAACGGCCCGCCGCCGCGACGTCAGAGTCCGAGGCGGTCCCATCGGCGGTGTCCACCGCCGATGTTCTCGCAGCGGTCCGGGCCGCGACCGCGGTGCGAGACCTCCCGCCGACGATCACCACCGACGAGTTGCTCGCCGCCAGCGGTGACTACTCCGATCAATGGTCGATCGAGGGGTGCGAACCACCCCTGGAGGTCAGCCGTCTCGACGACATCGGACCGTGCATCCTCGGTGACACGACCAGCGACCGAACCGTGGCGCTGATCGGCGACTCGGCGGCATCGATGTGGCATTCGGCGCTCGATCTCGTCGGCAAACGCCACGGCTGGCGAGTACTCGCGCTGACCAAGAGCAACTGCGGACCGGCCGCGCTGACGTACTACCAGTGGCAGCTCAAGCGGGCCTACACCGAATGTGACGACTGGCAGGACTGGCGGATGGAGACCATCGCCCGCGAGAACGCCGAGATCGTCGTGATGGCCGGCTGGCACGACGGCGGCAACCAGGGACCCGGGCGGGACACGACGCCGGAGGTGTGGCGCGACGGCCTGGTCTCCACGATCAACGACCTCCCGGCGGGCACGAGGGCATTTCTGCTCGGCGGTGTCCCGCGTCCGTCGCAGAGTCCGTCGGAGTGCGTGGCGGCCAACCCCGCCGACCTCACCCGGTGCGCGGAACCGGCCGCCGACGCCCTCCCGGTCCAGTCGGGGTGGTCGGCCGCCGCGGAGCTCACCGGACAGACTTTCATCGACGTCGACCCCTGGTTCTGCGCTCAGACGTGCCCCGCGGTGATCGCCGACCGGCTGGTGTACTCCGGCAAGTTCCACGTGACGGGCCAGTACGCCCGGCTCCTGTCGGGTCCGCTCGAGGAGATCATGGCGCCCGCGCTGCGCGCGCAACCTTGACACCTGCGCGAGCGGTCAGTCGGTGTCGCCGGCCCATTCCGGCGTCGACATCGCACCCCGCGCCACCACGGCGCGGGTGCGCATGTCGACGGCCTTGATGACACGCGTCATCGCGCCCATCGTGCCGGTGAGATCGTCGCGTCCGCTGAGGTAGCTGCGCTGGGCGGCGATGGGCATGGCGAAGAACGCCTCGAAGAAGGCGATGGTCTGCGAAGGACTCAGCCGCAGTAGCGCGCTGAGCCCGCGCAGACGGAGGTTGTGTACCGCGCGGGCGGACGACGGCCACAGCTCGGTGGCGGGGTCGCGACCCGAGGCAAGAGCGGTGACCACCGCGTCCGTGCACATCAGGGATGTCGCGACGCTGTAGCCGGTCGTCGGGTTCTTGAAACCACCCGCGGCGCCGAACCGGAAAGTGGGATCGCG belongs to Gordonia sp. KTR9 and includes:
- a CDS encoding acyltransferase family protein, with protein sequence MAVAVGAARDDQPAVSRHLRSPVVQGLRAVAVLVVILDHVGMPGFPGGFIGVDVFFVISGYVITQMLLRRSTESRGAWFLGFYAARARRIVPAATLVIVLTVIATFEFTNFVRGARVLPDATAASLFLANFHFIETGSDYARLGADPSPLQHYWSLAVEEQFYLVWPALMIVAIGIAARTSRVTLRQLLFALLIVLAVAAYLYSIVLTPVNGTEAFFSPFTRAWELAVGCLLAVAGPWLMNAVADRPVVAAGLGWAGFAAIAWSVVALDGTDGFPGWVAVVPVFGTAALLIAGMCCRGTVPVSVLGTRVLVYLGNISYSLYLVHWPLFTLTAARIGADFTLPMQLLLVGVTVVCAAVMYHAFENPIRRSRGLAGRPWWSLAVIPVSIAVVFAVAAFERYRWALPVPLVQQLF
- a CDS encoding SGNH hydrolase domain-containing protein; the protein is MTRRVTATVVAVVSLCVAVMVAGCQAVPERPAAATSESEAVPSAVSTADVLAAVRAATAVRDLPPTITTDELLAASGDYSDQWSIEGCEPPLEVSRLDDIGPCILGDTTSDRTVALIGDSAASMWHSALDLVGKRHGWRVLALTKSNCGPAALTYYQWQLKRAYTECDDWQDWRMETIARENAEIVVMAGWHDGGNQGPGRDTTPEVWRDGLVSTINDLPAGTRAFLLGGVPRPSQSPSECVAANPADLTRCAEPAADALPVQSGWSAAAELTGQTFIDVDPWFCAQTCPAVIADRLVYSGKFHVTGQYARLLSGPLEEIMAPALRAQP